The nucleotide sequence CTTGATGATAATACCGTCCTGATAACTTTGGGTACGGCAAGACCAGACAGGGATGAAGGTGAGGTTGGATACAGACAAAATTTGTGGCTGGAACGTACGTTGAAAAAATACGAGAAAAAGAACAAGATTGTTGCCATGCATCACCATCTTGTAGGCGTACCTGATACTGGAACTGACAGAGTGACAGTAATTGATGCTGGTGATGTATTAAGAACTGTACTTTCAGGAAAAGTTGATCTTATTTTATGTGGTCACAAACACAGACCTTGGATTTGGAATTTTGGCAATCTTTTGATTGCAAATGCAGGAACCGCTTCATCAGAAAGAATGCGTGGATTATTTGAGAACACATACAATATCATAACAATTGAAAAAAACAAAATCAAAATTGATTTAAAAATTGTAGGAGGAAAACAAATTCCAATGCAAGATCTTGTTGCACACTACAAGCGTTTTGGTGAAGAGTAAGCTAGATTAATTAACAGATCTAATTTCAGCACCTGTATGCGGGGGTCGCCTAGCCTGGTAGGGCGTGGGATTGCTAATCCCATGTCCGTAAGGACCCGTGGGTTCGAATCCCACTCCCCGCGCTTTTTGCGATCAAACACTTAGACTTAATAATGCGATTTTGAGAATCAAAAATGATGGTAAGGCGCAAAACTGTAAAACCAAAGTCAAGCGGCCCAAGAAACGTTACCACCGGGTTATGTCCAAAATGCGGAACAATTGGCAAGATTTTGATTATAGGTCTGACTGGCAGTGAGAAGGGTAAATGTCAAGCCTGTAACGCTGAATTTGTATTATAGCAAAAACTGACAATTACCTCAATAAAATAAACCATAAATTTTTAAGATCAATTTCCAACCCTAAAATGGGTATGACAGATAACGAGGAATCAATTTATGAACGAGTGGCAAGACTTGAGGACGAAATTGCTACATTGAGAAGCGAAATGGACGTTCTAAAAGGTACATTACGCAACAAAATAATTCGATATGAGCATAAATTGATAAAACAAGGCACTGACGTTGAATCTATTGTTGATTAAATTTTTCTTTAATGTTTCTTATTAAATCCAAAACATAGTCAACATCATCAGCTTCTGGTGCAATCTCAAGATACCTGTTCAAAGATCTTAATGCAAGTTCATACTTTAACTGTCTTGATTCCAAAATTCCTTTGTCCCTTATCTCTTCTGGTGATTCTGGCTCGATCCCAAGTATCATGTTTATGCAGTGAAGTGCCATGGTGTAGTTAAATGACTGTGTGTAAGAATTCTTCAAATTTCTGCCTATTCTAATAAGAATATGTTCTGGTCTAATTTCATTTAAAAAATCTGGTGAAAATTCCACACTGCCGCCATAATTCCTATCTAGTATTTCTTGCAAATCTTCAATAGAAAGCAGTCTACCTTTATTGAAAGGATCTAAAATTAATTCCTCGGAATATTTTACAAGAAAATGACTAGGAAAACCCACAGGACGTAAATCCAATCCTATGTGACTTGCAAGTTGTATGTATATGATGGAAAGTGTTATTGGTATTCCGCTTTTTTTATCCAGTACAACATTTAGAAAATTATTTTTTGGGTTGTAGTAATCATCACTGTCCCCAGTAAACCCTAATCCATCAAACATGTATTCGTTTAACATAGAAACAAGATAGGTAGGATTCTTTACTTCAGAAAGAGAGTTTTTCAGATCTTCTCCCATTGAATGTAACTTTTGAATATAATCACTTATGTTAAGATCTGGATATTCAAGAGTCTGGGATAGTTTTAGACATTTTTCAACCAAGGTGTATCTGGGATTTGTTGCAAAAGATATCCAGTCTGCAACAAGTGGATCAAAATCTTGACTCATAATCTTTTCAGGTATGTTTCTGGATTTTTTAACTCTCTAGTTGTTGGCGGATTATCAATTAATGTTCGATAGGTATCTCTGCCCATCTTTGAAAATACAGATGATGTGAAATCCATTCCCATGCTCTTTCTTACTTGGTATGAGGAAATGTCGGTATTTGCAAAGGTTACAAGATAATCCTGAAACTCCTTGTCATCTTTTAATATGTTTTGAACTGCAAACTCTGCCATTCCCTCCATTGTGGAAAACGCAGCATGATGAATTTGGATTGGTTTTAGCCATCGTTGATAAATATCTAAAAGCTGCGGTAACATCTCAGAAATTTTAGGATCTATTGTGACCTTGGTAAAAGTCATCACGTCAGGACCAAGAACTCCTACGATAAAAGTATCCGGATTTAACATGAAAAATAGATTTGCTCTTCTTGCTATTGGAAATTCTTCTGGTACCGGAGGTAACTGCAAATATTCAGAAAGCTTGTTGACTGTACTGTCATCTATCGATAAAATTATTTTTGCTAATTCTTCATTTATGGCATTTACTTCCATGACTGCCTTTTTGTTAATATCATGTAAATTGCCTTGAATTGCATGAATTTGTTCTTCTAGTATAGTCATCTTTAACGCACCAACATATCCTGAATTTACATATGCAAATTTGGTCTCATATGGTTCTCCTTGTTTTTGTAGTATGATTTGGGGATAACTAGAGAGCACAAACTTGTTCAAAAATATTGTAGAATTTAGATAATCACCATAAGTTGTAGATATCTTTGAGATGTATGATTTTGCATATGTGGAATAGACAAGAAATTTTATAGGATCTTTTTTCATGAGCTGTGCCATCTTGTCGCTATTTTCATGAGCTATAGCGGTAAAAAGTTCGTTAACAAACTCAACAGAATCTTTTGTAGGGAATACTTTTTTTCCCTTTAATTGTTTTAATTCAATTAAATCCAAAAATTCTAAATTTGTTTCTGATGGAACAGAAATACCGGTAAACTGGGAAACTTTTTCTGCCAACTTTGGGAAAATATTCCTTGATAGCGTATCTATATCTTCAAACTTGATTGTTGTTGGTAGTGCTTGAATAGCCTTTGAAAGAGACTTTGTAATGTCTTTTTCCTCGTTTATTTCAACTGAGAGCTGATCCAATAATGCTAGTGCAAACTCGTCAAATTCTTCCATCTTACTCGTGATAAATGTGAACCAATTTAACATTAACTTTGAGATTTTAAAGTAGCAGAATTAGCAGAAAATTACGAACAAGACGAAAAATTCGAAGAATTTCAGAATTAAATGCGTAAAGACAGGTCTTGTAATCTGATTTATCTGTCTCTGTCCCAATGACAGTCGCAATTACATCCCTTTTGGCATTTTATTCGTTTACAATCAGAGCAAATGTTTTGTCGCCAAAAATGATCAGAACCCATACAATTGTTAGTAGCTACAATTAGATAGATTTTGTGTATAAAAGTAAAGAGGCAGTATGGGACTTGGTTGGCTCAAATGCGATTTTAGCAATCAAAAATTATCGCCAAAATTTCTTTTTAAAAAGATGCATGCTTATCAAATCCATCCTAAACTCACAGAGAAGAATGTTTTACAGATTGTAAAAATCTCATATAGATGTGACCAACATATGCAATTCACAGTCAACTAATATACTAGATTTCTTATTACTAGTAAGGAGTGATAAGAAAATTTGAAATTCTATATTGAATTTGAACCATGTAAAGAATGCAAAGATATGATTAGAGAATTTGAAAACTCTGACGAAACTCAAATACATGAAGACTCTAAAAAATTTTTACGACACATCACATACAATCACAGCGAGATAGTACAAGCTATAGTCAAAGATTTCCCAAAGGAAGCAAAACGGGAAGACTTTTCTTGGTTCAAATAAAATCTTCCTAAACTTTCCCTCTTGTTTTAATCATATCGTATCATAGAATGTATTAAACTAGATTTTAGGGAGTACCGGGGGTGGGTTTCGAACCCACGACCTCCAGATTATGAGTATTACCCTTTGTGTGGACTGGCACTCTAGGCCAGGCTGAGCTACCCCGGCACAGATTACGCCTGATTTTTTATGCAATTAAATGTAATTGTTAGGATACACGCGGATTCAAAATATGGGCAGATTTAATTTTTGTTGGAAAAAGGATTAGACCTTTTCTCAGGTCACAGTTTTTTATCTTTTTTTTGCTTTTGCTTTTGATTTAGATTTTGCTTTGGCTTTTGCCATGTAAAGTCTCTCTTTACACCGCTATTAAGTGCTATGAAATGTGTTAATTATCAAATTAAGAGAGTAAAATTTTTGATAATTTGATAAATTACATCACTTTTTATTGGACGAAATTATACCAACAAACAAGAAAGGAGGTGCAACGATGAGTTATAACGACGGCGGTTTTGGAAGATCTAACCGAGGATACGGAGGCGGCCGAGATAGAGATAGAGGATATGGAGGCAACAGACGATTCAACGACGGACCCAAACCAGTCGAAACAGGAAAAGAATACGACGTTACCATAACGGAAATTAGTAGAAAAGGAGACGGTATCGCAAGAGTAGAAGGCTTTGTGATATTTGTTAAAGATGGTAAGGCAGGCCAGAATGCAAAAATAAAGATCACCCAAGTAGGTGGACGATTTGCTTCAGCCGAAATAGTAGGTTCTCAATCCGCAGCAGCAGAACCCGCAGCCGAATAAGATTTTATCTTATCCAAAAAACTAATTTTTCCCAATTTTTATTTATTTTTAATTATTTTAGAACAAATCTGATCTGGAATCACTGAGATGCGATTTTTTTCCAGTCTGTTTCCACTTTTGTAACCCACTGGAATTTCTTTTGCAGTGCAGATGTGTACAGTTTTTCCCATTCTAATCCTACATTGTCAGTCCATGCTTTGAACACTCTTGGGTCAATATAATTACGAAGCGATGTTCCAAGATTGTAGTCTTTTGTTTTCTCAGTAAGCTCTATTGTTAATTTCATCTTTTCCTCTCGAAGCTTTTGTTTTTCACGTTGTTTCTCTGTCTTTGGTGGAGCGTGCTTTAGTTTTTCTAATGCTTCTTTCTTTTTTTGTAAGGATTCATTGAAAGTTTTTGGAATAGTTCTTTTGTGATTGCATGTAATTGCAGCTTCAAGATTTGCTAGCTTGGCATGATATATCTTGATATTTTCTGTTTTTGAATCTAGTTTATCCACATTTTTGAGATAATTTTTCACTACAGTTGTAGCAAGATATGTTCTGAAAA is from Nitrosopumilaceae archaeon and encodes:
- a CDS encoding transglutaminase-like domain-containing protein; this encodes MSQDFDPLVADWISFATNPRYTLVEKCLKLSQTLEYPDLNISDYIQKLHSMGEDLKNSLSEVKNPTYLVSMLNEYMFDGLGFTGDSDDYYNPKNNFLNVVLDKKSGIPITLSIIYIQLASHIGLDLRPVGFPSHFLVKYSEELILDPFNKGRLLSIEDLQEILDRNYGGSVEFSPDFLNEIRPEHILIRIGRNLKNSYTQSFNYTMALHCINMILGIEPESPEEIRDKGILESRQLKYELALRSLNRYLEIAPEADDVDYVLDLIRNIKEKFNQQ
- a CDS encoding metallophosphoesterase family protein encodes the protein MKIVQISDIHVGSQFQEEVFDTVVDEVNELAPSAILVTGDLTNEGLLKEYEKCKVKFSKFDAEKIITISGNHDYRNTGYLLFKKYFPFDAVNELDDNTVLITLGTARPDRDEGEVGYRQNLWLERTLKKYEKKNKIVAMHHHLVGVPDTGTDRVTVIDAGDVLRTVLSGKVDLILCGHKHRPWIWNFGNLLIANAGTASSERMRGLFENTYNIITIEKNKIKIDLKIVGGKQIPMQDLVAHYKRFGEE
- a CDS encoding TRAM domain-containing protein, with product MDEIIPTNKKGGATMSYNDGGFGRSNRGYGGGRDRDRGYGGNRRFNDGPKPVETGKEYDVTITEISRKGDGIARVEGFVIFVKDGKAGQNAKIKITQVGGRFASAEIVGSQSAAAEPAAE